The window CTGCTGAATACAGAATTTTATCAACCTCAGTTTATGGgaattttaattgtaaaatatacatattttacagtattttgaCCCAAACTAGCATAAGGCTGGTGAATGTGCTGTATTTACCTATGTAGGTAGTAAACAGAAAGAATTGCACAAGAATAGTAAAAAgaattttgttaatatttagATGACTAAACATTTcttagcctttttttctttgctgtttatttctttacGTGTCTTTTTGCAGTACATAATTTTGAAGTTTAATGTGTTTTGTAAGTAATGGTCTTCTGGGCCAATTCTTTTCAAAGTACACTCCGGAGGAACGTGATCCTGTCCCCTTGAGTATCCACCACATGCCCATTTGTGTCAGTTTTGCCTTCTTCCATCAAGGGTAAGATTTTGAAGTCTTTTGACAGAAACAGCTTATAGACGATTctgcagaattttattttaaacattaaaaagtcctaaaaatatttgtattgaCAAGCAGAtttcttgaaacattttatcTGCTGCGAGATGCCATGGGGAGATATTTAGGGGTTCTGCACAGTGTAACTAACCAGCAGCTTTCCACAGATGACATGGAAAATTTTCGGGGGGGGAGGATACCTATAATTACTTATATATAAACcagttattttgtttcattgttttaagGGTAGTAAATAACCTCAAACCTTTACTGTTGCCTTATATTTAAAAACTTGATTCTAGGACCTATTTATTGGTGGATCCAAGTGAACGAGAGGAACGTGTAATGGATGGTCTCCTTGTGATTGCCATGAATAAGCATGGTGAAATTTGTACCATCCAATCCAGTGGAGGGATCATGCTGGTAACAGATCAGGTAAATCTTTGTCTTGACCTGTCTTTCATATATAAACTACTTCCTGTGCTGTAGTCTTGATACTGAAATGACCTTAAGATTTGGAAGCTGAGAAAACAATTACCTGTCTGATTTAATTGGAAAAGGTTATGTTTGTAGTCCTAGCGGAAGAGCATATTACTGTGCATCATGCTGAAGAAGAGATGTAGAAAAGGAACATTGTTTGGTCAGATGCACGCTTTTTCTCCGATTAATTCAGACTGCACTCTGATGAATAGCTAGAGGCTGTTGTATTAACCTGTTGCATCAACTTGTAGTGTACCCAGGCCCTCATACTGAGATGCCATATCGTATTTTATGTGTTTGTGACTCTTGTGATGttctacatttttaattaaaaacatatgcTTTGGTGATTGTAAACTGTTGTTGTGTATATATAACAAACAGGTTCTGAGATGCAGTAAAATAACAGCTGTTAAGGTTGCAGAAATAACAGAACTAATTCAAAAAGCCTTGGAGAATGACCAGAAAGTTAGGTGAGTGTTTGGGGAAGGAAGTGTAAATGGGTCTTTTTAAGAAACATACTAAAAATTAATGTCAACCTTTAGTTTGAACAGCAAATTGTTTTCACTTGTATATGTTTTATTGTATATTTGAACTTGAAAAGagaaagctttttaaagtgTGAAACCTTCTGAAATGATGTCTGTCACTGAATGACTAGGAAAGAAGGCGGGAAGTTCGGCTTTGCAGAATCTATACCGAACCAAAAGATCACTGCCTTCAAAATGGAGAGCACTGCTGTTGATACTAACAAGGTGGAGGAACAAGCAGAAGAAATCATCGCTAAAGCTGAGCCACCTTCAGAAGTGTATCCTTTCTGTAGAACTACTCAGGGAAAAACAGGCTTCTCACCCCCTACATTAGCACGGCTAGAAACTAAACACACATCCAAGGTTCCCCACAGCTTAGGGAGCCTTAAAGCTTTCAGAGGAAACAGTGACATCATACTGGGTTTGGTTCTAACTGCTTTTAGGTAACTTAATTTCTAGTATGAAGTGCAAAACTGAGGTTTGAAGTGACTGATTGTTACAATATCTGGAGAAGTACTCTCTCTCAACTCCCCTTTAAGGATGTTCTCCCTTGGGGAGGAAAGATACAGCTTAAAAACCAACTGTTATGCTTTCAGAGTACAAAGAGTTTACCAGAAAACACATAGATTTTTCTTaacttcttcagtttttccacACCAATATTGCATGCTCCTGGGACAGCCCAAATTGGGGAAGGAATAGAGAACTCCTGGGGAGACCTTGAAGAATCTGAGGGGGAAGACACAGCAGAAGAGGAAGGTGAAAGTGAGGCTACTGCCTTTGAGTGTCAGAAAATGGAAGCTGAGGATACAAGTACAATGAGGGAAACTGAGGATGCAAGTGCAGTGAAGGAAAGTGAGAAGGGTAAGCACTTATCTTTGATATCAGAGATGCTTATAACATCACTTCATTAGCAGTCTAGAATTAAAATATGAGATTCTTGGCAAGAGAAGCAGCATCACTGTAGCCACTTTCCGCTTGAGTTGTGCTCATTTGCTACTTTCCTTTCACCTGgactcttctgttttcttcaaaagaaaccTTGGAGCTGTCTGTATCCTACAGACATCAATTTAAGCACTTGCCAAATGAAGCAGTTGCCACTTTGAATGTGTCACTAAAAATGCTGTGGTTGTTAGTTACAGAAGTTGTTTGTACAAAACTGATCACCAGGTTGTGGGTTtatggtttctttgtttttgttttgttgttggttttggtttttttttttagatgaacCTATTGTATTGTCTGAcagtgaagaggaagaagttgTCATTCTGGAACCACAGGAAGtaccaaagaaaacaaggtAACCATCATGTGAATTTAAGAGGGGAAAGGAGTTTGCAAGATGTGGTTTCAGGGTTTTGGTAGGGCCAAGAAAGGTCTCACTTGATCAAGGGGCTACATAGAGAGCCAAGCGAGGAGGTTTAAATCTGGGTTAGTTTGCTCCTGGCTGGCCTGCAGCTGTCTGAGATGGTTATAGATACACTGATCTTAGTCATTCTAGAGAGAGTGATGGCATAAAAGTAGATGTgattcagctgctgcagagattCTACATCAGACTATGGCTAATATTAAATTTTATCTCCAAGAAGTGAGATTTTTTGTTGTATTCCAACTCTAACTGTGGAACCCCTCATCGCATTTATTACACTTTCTAGAAACTAACTTTGTGCTGAGCACAGTGGATGGTTTCCCTGTATGTATGATCAGCCTGtgttcttttgaaataaaactactCAGTACATTTCTTTGATACAAAT of the Caloenas nicobarica isolate bCalNic1 chromosome 4, bCalNic1.hap1, whole genome shotgun sequence genome contains:
- the EXOSC9 gene encoding exosome complex component RRP45 isoform X2 — its product is MKATPLSNCERRFILRAIEERKRLDGRQCYDYRNVRVSFGADYGCCVVELGKTRVLAQVSCELVPPKPNRPAEGILFFNFELSPMAAPGFEPGRQPELLVKLNRLIERCLRNSKCVDTESLCVVAGEKVWQIRLDLHLLNHDGNIIDAAGIAGVVALCHFRRPDVSVQGEEVTVYTPEERDPVPLSIHHMPICVSFAFFHQGTYLLVDPSEREERVMDGLLVIAMNKHGEICTIQSSGGIMLVTDQVLRCSKITAVKVAEITELIQKALENDQKVRKEGGKFGFAESIPNQKITAFKMESTAVDTNKVEEQAEEIIAKAEPPSEVFSTPILHAPGTAQIGEGIENSWGDLEESEGEDTAEEEGESEATAFECQKMEAEDTSTMRETEDASAVKESEKDEPIVLSDSEEEEVVILEPQEVPKKTSAKPS
- the EXOSC9 gene encoding exosome complex component RRP45 isoform X1 yields the protein MKATPLSNCERRFILRAIEERKRLDGRQCYDYRNVRVSFGADYGCCVVELGKTRVLAQVSCELVPPKPNRPAEGILFFNFELSPMAAPGFEPGRQPELLVKLNRLIERCLRNSKCVDTESLCVVAGEKVWQIRLDLHLLNHDGNIIDAAGIAGVVALCHFRRPDVSVQGEEVTVYTPEERDPVPLSIHHMPICVSFAFFHQGTYLLVDPSEREERVMDGLLVIAMNKHGEICTIQSSGGIMLVTDQVLRCSKITAVKVAEITELIQKALENDQKVRKEGGKFGFAESIPNQKITAFKMESTAVDTNKVEEQAEEIIAKAEPPSEVFSTPILHAPGTAQIGEGIENSWGDLEESEGEDTAEEEGESEATAFECQKMEAEDTSTMRETEDASAVKESEKDEPIVLSDSEEEEVVILEPQEVPKKTRTQTNSKQENTSKKAFNKRRRKKKAAY